The genomic window TTAACAAATTCTTTAATGAAATACAATTATGTTTAAATAAAgtgtaatttctttttttattataatattttttaatagattttatttttttaaaatattttttattaatcattaaTCATATAAATTTAGATTAAGGAAATGATATCAATCCAAGTCAAActtattgtacaaaaaaaatccaagtcAAACTTACATAAAGTCTAACGTTAAACTACACACAAAAATGTCCACAAATCGGACGTAAGAGTAATTTATCTATTTTGTGTGTAATTTATCTATTTCGGAcgttaaaatgtcaaaattgctaAATCAGACGCTATGATCGAAGTTCAAATCTCGATTTATCTATTTTGTGTgtaagtttataaaataatttatccttttttttttacttaaccAATAAATTTTCATCTATCCCTCTaaaaaacacaagaatatactattcagaaaataaaatattttccatacaaatagaagaaaaaagaagaggacgtaagagtaaaaaaaaaaaccgacgAAGGAGTCGTGCAACCTTAATTTTCTGAttcactctctctctcattgTTGTCGTCTTCATATGTTTTAGGTATGTATGTGAAATTCAAACCTATGTcgtttttatctttttttacgCTTCCGTTACTGCGTTTTGCTCTTCAACCCTAGTTCATCTGCATCCTTCAATTTCCTCTCCAAGATCAAACCTTTTTCACACATTCAAACCCAATTCTATATTGTTCACTGAGATTTACTTGTTTTCTATCAGcttcacttcattttttttcctttctgtgATTTCTATTAGCTTCAGTTCCACTCTGATCTGGTTTGTTTTCTTTCTATTGTTCTTTTTACAATTGTCATTTCCATTGTAGTTTGAATTTTGTAAACAGTAAGAAAAAACATGCATTTCTTAAACCCTTAAATTGGTTATGCAATTTTGCAAGGATTGATTGATGATGATGGGGGTATTAGGTTAAGGTTGGTAGTTAAGAGTAGAAAACTTATCTGATTGAAGAATTTGTGGTGGATTTTTGCTTGCATTATTAGTTTTTTaccaattttaaatttttaatattgcaaGTTACTCTTTTTATGGGTGTTCTTACTCCTTACATAGGGTAAAGTTTAGTAGGTTTTTCAATTGTTGTTTGAATATGAGTTCTGCTTTTGGATAAAAATGTTGTTTGTTGGTTAGGGTTTTAAAAGTATTTTGATGTATTGAGCAGATTGACTTGTAAAAATGAAGATAAGATTCAAATTAGGGAAAGGGGAATGAGTGTTGAGTGCCTATCAGTCTTAGGTGCATTTTCTGTACTAATCTCCAATGAATCCGGAGAGCTGTTAGGTTGGATTTTTCTCCCGTTTAAGTGATAATAATATCTTGTTAATTATTCTTCGATATTGGTTTTTTATGTAGATAAGTCCCCAACATAGAAAATATGGTAGATTCTTGTGATAAATGATTTGATTACACGTGGAGAAGAAGTGTAAAAACACCGGGAAATAGGGTTGGTGGAAACAGATTTAGGGTTGAGTGGTCTATTGTTGGACTTAATTCATTGCACGCCATTACGACGTTTTTGTCGTATTCATGTAGATGATCCAACCTAATTAAAAAGGTTTGGCTGCTGTTGTTCTCTTTGGTCAGCAAAATCATCATCGTTTTCATATGAAAAAGAATTTCATAAGTGGAAATTTCTGGCTCAGCAATTTACTAATTATGAGCAATTTACTAATTATGAGCGTAGCAGTAAGGTCGTAAAATATCACGATTTACATTACCTTGCAAAACCGACAACTTTTTGACTTATTTACATTACCTTGCACCCGGCTCTTTTCAGTTTCGTCTCCCTTTTGCTACCCTCGTGGGCAAGTTCTGCCTTTTCTTCTCCCGTTTTGTGAAGaagtctctctctctctctctctctctctctctgattgTGAAAAGGAGAGCATATGTGCTCATTTTTTGAGATTGTGCGCAGACGGGAGAAAGGGGAAAATCAAACTATTGGTGAAATCTTCAATGCTTTGGCATTTCAGTGTCTCAGATTTGCAACCAGTTTGCTGGCCAGGTTGCACGAAAAACCCTATTGAGAGCCTCTTCTTATCCCTTTTGCTACCCTCGTGGGCAAGTTCTGCCTTTTCTTCTCTCATGTTGTGCAGAAGTATCTGTgcaactctctctctctctctctctcatggTGAAAAGGAGAGCATAGGTGCTCATTTTTTGAGATCGTGAGCAGGAGACAGGGGAAGAGAGAGCGGCCAACTAGGGTTGTAGAGTTTGCTTATGATGGAGAGAAGTGAATATCGGCCTGTTTGGGcccaattcatttcaatgccGCTTTTACTTCTTTTTAGCCATTGGAGGCATTGGGCCGTATGGCCCAATCTTCTTGGAGGgtattatttatcttttttttatgttgttttatttttatatataatataacaattcATGTTAGGATTTATATTTTATCCCCAATTTTGAGTGAATTCtcgattttatatataattatcagATGTGTTATACCTCTCCCCTTTTATGTCCCCTCATATTAGTTGGATTTCTTTGTAAAAGGAATGATGATATTGTTGACCAGACTTTTTAATGTCTATAATGAATCCTTTTGGTGTACATATCTGATAATTGTGGTTTGGAGTGCTACAAGATAAATGCTGTTTTCTTTTGATGTGCTTCAGGTTATAGTTATACTTATGATTTGgatgttttcttcatttttgcAGTGCAAATTTTAGTCTTCAAGGAAAGGGGAAAACATAAGTGTTTCCTCCATTTAGCAAATAGGTTGTTTGTTAAGCAAACTTCTATGTCGCTTATCTTTTCCAGCTAATGCTTGATAATGTGGATAATATTCATCATTTCATCGACTCAACTTGGAGACTATGCACTGTTGTAGGTGGTTGGTTTTCTGGTTTAATTTCAAAACCTTGCAGAAAAGTGGTGAGTGAAGCCATTTTCATTTAGAGAAGCTTTGCATTTTATTGTCACGTGTGATGAGATGTTCACGATACTTTTGACTACAGGTTGGCTCAGCATTTGATGGTTCTATTTTGGCCGAGGAAAGAGAAAATTATTATCTAGATTCCATGGACCAGTGTATATATATTAGTTCGTCGGATGATGAGTTGGAGGAGATCGAAGATCCCAGAAGGCTTCTCCCAAAATGGGCTGGTTCTGAAAGGAATTCAGGTGAGCGAATTTTCTTAAAGATCTTCTGTAATGAAATTTCTTTTAAATCTGCAGTCATCATATATGTAATATTATGTGCAGATTCAAGAAGGGCAAATAATTCAAACGCGAGCTCTTCTAACATTTTTAATCATTCACAAGTTACGCCTCATAATCAACCTGGTCCCAGCAATGGAAGCACAAGTCAGCATCAGACAGTAAATTCCCGAATTTCTAATACTAATGGTGCCAATTATGAGAAAATGTCATCTCAACAAGCTTTCAACAGGACTCTTCCATCATCTTTTCAATCATCTGCAACAAGGTCTCTTCCACCTTCGTCATTTGCACCTAATAACAGATCAAACAATTTAAGCAGCAGCCAACATAATGATCCATACCGGAGTCGCCACCATGGCGTAGGACCTAACACGTCCAGTGAGAAGGGCTTTTTTCGTGACAATTTTGGCAGAGGCAATGATGGAGATCGTTTCATGAATCAGAATGGAGGGATCAGGTCTCTTCCTCCTTCTTTGATGCATGGAAAGGCTGTAGCTCCACCATTTGCCAGTTCTAGTGAATCTGCATACCATGCTGGAGCAGGTGATGAAAGGGCTTCTACAGCTGATGAGAGGCTAATTTATGAAGCAGCATTACAGGTATTTCATTATGTTTATCAGCTGATTGTAATGTCGTTGGTTTACTTTATATACTACTCTATAAAGAGCACTGCTGTATCTTATTACTATAGTATAACTATATATATTCCATTAATGTCTGTGATATAGGACATTCAAAACATATCACATTAATGTTTGTGAAAGTGTGAATTAGGGGAATGCCTGATACTCTGCTAATACTAAAACCATAAGGGAAACTTGGAGATACTTCAAAAAGTACAAAGGCCAATAACACCTACCGTCAACATAAATACAAGTCCAAGCAACACACATGCTACAAAATTACCTCTAGgattgaaaatagaaaattaaataaaataacaccCATTACAATAGTAACCATAGATGACAGTAGTTTGCCAAGTGCACCGAATAATACAGTGAGTTAGGCAGTTAGCCCCACTAAAAAAACTTAATACATGCTTTTGAGATGATTTGATGTTTAATCTTATGCTTAATTGATGTTTCTTCTGCATCAATATGATTTGTGGATGACGCTCCAAAGATTAAATTCTCAGTTTGTAGTATATTAATCTTTATTATCACTGAACGTCATCGGACGCAATATTGTCAACGGTGAATCTGGTTATTACAGGATCTCAGTCAACCCTTAAAAGAAGCCGATTTACCTGCTGGTATAATGTCTGTCCCGCTTATGAGACATCAGGTATTACTGTCTATTATAATtgccattatttttttattttattaaattattattattattttggataATTTATTTGTTATCACCTTATATTCCAGAAAATTGCATTGGCTTGGATGCTTCAGAGGGAAAACAGGAGTTTGCATTGCTTGGGGGGGATTTTGGCTGATGATCAGGTTATCTTtgaagtataattttttaatgagcAGCACTTGATATTTAACTGCAAGTGTTTTTATCTGAACTATATGACTTTGTTCAAACAGGGCCTTGGAAAGACAATTTCAACGATAGCTCTCATCCTAATGCAACGGCAATCACAGTCAAAATGGAAAACAGCTGACACATGCAACCATAAAGCTGAAGCCTTGAatttggatgatgatgatgataatggttGTATTGATGTGGAAAAGATTAAAAATGAGGAAGAACCCAGTGATATAAAACCAATTACTGAAGCGAGCAGTTCAACACGGGCCCCAGGTAGGCAAAGGCCAGCTGCTGGTACACTGGTTGTCTGCCCTGCAAGTGTTCTTCGGCAGTGGGCCAGAGAGCTTGATGAGAAAGTTGGAGATGAAAAGCTCTCTGTTTTGATTTTTCATGGGGGCAGTAGGACAAAGGATCCTGTTGAACTTGCAAAATATGATGTTGTTCTCACAACATACTCTCTTGTGACTAATGAAGTTCCCAAGCAACAGTTAGTTGATGAGGAGGATATTGATGAAAAAGATGGGGACAAGTTTGGTTTATCCTCCGATTTTTCTGTTGGTAAAAAGAGGAAAAAGACATATAATGGAAGTAAGAAGGGTAAAAAAGGTAGAAAGGGAATAGACAGTTCTTCTTTCGATTGTGCTTCTGGTGCTCTTGGAAAAGTTGGTTGGTTTAGGGTTATTCTAGATGAAGCTCAAACGATAAAGAATCATAGGACTCAGATGGCCAGAGCTTGCTCCAGCCTTAGGGCCAAAAGAAGGTGGTGCTTGTCTGGCACACCTATTCAGAATACTATTGATGATTTATATAGCTACTTTAGGTTCCTGAAGTATGAACCTTATGCTGAGTATAAATCATTCTACAATACAATAAAAGTCCCAATATCCAGAAATTCAATTCAAGGTTACAAAAAACTTCAAGTAGTTTTGAGGGCCATAATGCTTCGTCGTACAAAAggtgatttttttcataatcTGGCTACTTATGTCTTTACTGGAGTATGTTTTTGCCATTTTCCTGACATGGTTTAGGTGTTAAGGGTCCTTCGAATATTGTTGCTGATCTCTTTATTGAAGTTCATCATTTagataatttttctttattcatTTTCTCATTTCATGCTCTACCTTTGGCACCACAACAGTATCTAAATACAAGGCTTTATTCCAAGGCTTCAGGGGCATATATCTAGTATTTAAATACAAATAACTTGCCAATGGAGGACTACCTATAGGAATTGAATCCAAGACCTTTGCTTGCATGCTGTTCATTCCTATAAACTGAGCCAGCCTTGATTGGCTAGACATACCTGCAAATGacaataaaagtataaaaaaaagatCATTTTAATTGATTTGATTTAGTCCTCTTCCCTTCATCATCAAGAATTAGtgaatttattattcactaacAAAGATAGTTTAGTAtgtaattagttttattttctCGATTTAGTAAATTATCTGTTTTTTGGCTAAACTTATTTTTGGAATTATGGAATTATTCATTCTATTCAGCGCATTCATCCTTGATTTCTGTTCTTAGTCTATGACCATCATGTATAATGTAATGAATTTGAGATTGTTTTCAAATGTTTTACCAgaaatataatatattgtttggtTGAGGGAGTGAACTGAACAATTTACTCATCACAAGGTTCTGGTTTGTTTGAGTGAGCTGGAATTTCTTCGAAGTTGGAGTCCTATTTATTGTATGGGGTGATTATTGGTCTCTTCTGCTTTTTCATATcagtttttttcttatttgtctAGGAACTTTGCTTGATGGCAAGCCGATAATCACTTTACCTCCTAAAACAATTAATCTGAGTAAGGTGGATTTCTCCTATGAGGAGCGGGCCTTCTACAAGAAGTTGGAAGCTGATTCACGTTCTCAATTTAaggtttattttcttttaaattgcTTATATTGGACATAATGTAACAATtgctttttgtgttttctttctttcaaattaTTGTCTATAAATTCGTTTTGATATTGGGTCAAAGAAATTGCAAATTATATGATGTTGTTCATCTGATATTTCTATGCTGATGGATGTCCTGAATATGTAGCTTTGAAATAAAAAACTTGTACTTTGCAGGCATATGCGGCTGCTGGCACAGTAAATCAAAACTATGCAAATATCCTTTTAATGCTTTTACGTCTCCGTCAGGCTTGTGATCACCCACTTCTTGTTAAAGAATATAGTTCTGATCCTGTTGGGAAAGATTCTGTTGAAATGGCAAAAAAACTTCCAAAGGAGATGCTGATCAATCTGTTTAATAGTCTGGAAACAACTTCCGCTATATGTTGTGTCTGCAATGTGAGTTAATTTGATATGATAATTTCATTATTGGTTTCCTTTGTTGCAATTATGCCTCCTAGGTGCGTAATCTGGTATAGATCCTTTTGATTGTATCTTACAACTTACGTGTTTGGTTTGAGGGAAAGAAAGAGGGAGGGAAGAAAAACACAGAAAccaatgaatgaatttgaactagacCCTAGTCTAAATTCATTCATTAGTTTCCGTGTTTTTCCTTTCCTCCCTCTTTCTTTccctcaaaccaaacacaccagTATAGATCCTTTTGATTGTATCTTACAAGTCTTACTCTTCCTATGTTACAATTTTGTTATTTGTCTAATGAATAATATTAGGAATAGGAGGTACATTTCTCTATGTCGTTTGAAATATGAAGTCTGTTAACAGAAATTTGTAAGCATATGTTTACCCTGATCATGCTTTAGGAGTGTCACATATTTAGTCTTTGTGGAACTCCATAAATGCACCATGCTCACAAAGTCAGGTTAAGTTTAACACTCAAACCTTCAGTGGAAGAAAATCATGCATATTATGATGGAAACAACTCCTAAACTTTAAGGAGTTCTAGTTGTAGGTTTTGGCAAAATAAAACACATCACCACAAAGTAGTTATATATTCACAAAGTAGAAATATAACACATTCCAAGGGTATTTTACACAGCACAACAACTGATAATCTTAATTGATACTTGttctattaattaattgattgattactaaagttttgtttttattataattataacttCTTAATTGAAtgtttggaattttatttttctgttaacCTGTTATTGCCGAGTGATAAATAGTATCTATTCATTGTCATTAAGGGATCTGGCTGATATTTACAATGGTTTCAACAGGATCCACCCGATGACTCTGTTATTTCGATGTGTGGCCATGTCTTCTGTTATCAATGCGTATCAGAACATTTGACAGGTGATGATAATATGTGCCCGGCAGTTCATTGTAAAGAACAACTCGGTGAAGATCTTGTTTTCTCCAAAGCAACTTTGAGGAGTTGCATCTCTGATGATCTTGGTGGCAGTAGTTCTGGAAATTCGAGTCTTGTTGATTATTCACTAGTACAGAACAGTGACTACAGCTCATCTAAAATCAAAGCTGTCCTTGAGGTTCTGCAGTCAAATTGCAAATTGAAGACTCCTTTACTGAATTCCTCCGAAGGAAATAGAGATTCACTGCCTTCTGATGATTCAGATATTGAAGATTTTGATTCAGATGTAAAGGTTATAAAACACACAACAAGATATTCAGAGTGCACAACTGGAGGACCGCTAAAGGCTATAATTTTTTCTCAGTGGACTAGTATGTTGGACTTAGTTGAAACGTCAATGGAACAGGCTGGCGTAAAATACAGGAGACTTGATGGTAGGATGACTCTGACTGCGAGGGACAGAGCTGTTAAGGATTTCAATACTGATCCTGAGGTTTGGCTCTTCCCAATTTTGTTAAAGCTCTAATTGCTTTTTATGCAAATTTTTAAATGACACTAAGTAATGTGTTGTGTGAACATATTTGTTAGTAGCTTAAGTAATGAGAAATTTAATCTTCTTTCTTGATTATGTCAATAATGCTGGATGCGTTGTTAGTCAGTATAAGTATAACCAATACTTGAAATTGCATTATCTACTGTGTTTGAAATGTGTAAACCTAGGTCGTCTTTGGTGGCTGACTAACTTGGCTTATTTTTCAGATTACTGTTATGCTGATGTCACTGAAAGCAGGAAACCTTGGTTTGAATATGGTTGCTGCATGTCATGTTATTCTTTTGGATCTTTGGTGGAATCCAACTACTGAAGATCAAGCTATTGACCGAGCTCATAGAATTGGACAGACTCGTCCTGTTACTGTGACACGGATCACCATTAAAGATACAGTTGAAGATAGAATACTGGCTCTTCAGGTTTAATATCTGtcagtttattatttttttatgtgccAAAATGAGATTATACTTAGTTGAAAAATTAAGTTTTGAGTCCACAGCAGTTAGTCTTAGAAGCCAGTGCCAATTTAGGTAATTTGTGAGTTGTTCATCATTGCTGACGGTGGGGGGTTGGCACCATGGTTGTTGGAGTTGCAACCTCGGACTAGATGGTCAGGGGTTCAAGTCATGGATTTTTTTGCCAACCGTAGATTGTCAACTCATGTTTGACTATGGTTGATCTCATAAAACTACTTAAGTACTTTAATTTGCGGGGGGTGCTTCCTCCAAAAGATAACGGGGGAGTCAGCACATACAATTTTTACTTTTCCTGTTTTCTGTTTAGTGGGCTTTGCTATATGCGAGGAAAACTTGGTAATAATTGCCGGCGTGCATTGACGTATGTGTGTTGAGAATTGATAAATTCTGATGATGTTATTTTTGTGTTGGTCTGTATCTGACAggatgaaaagagaaaaatggtTGCATCCGCTTTTGGTGAAGACCATGCTGGTGGCTCTGGAGCTAGGCTTACTGTTGATGATCTGAAATATCTTTTCATGGTCTAGAAAGATCCTTGCTTTCCGTGGTATGGATGGTGTTAGTACTTCAAATTTTGCTTTCGATAGCTTGGCGTGTAGTTATGAAGGTGTATGACTGTTTTTATCATTGGATACTGACATTTGTTGCTCAAGTTACCTGGTGAGGGTTGGTTGATCTATGCAGTAACTCATCTGTTTTGAAAGCCCACAAGGGCATTTTTGTCCCACCCAACTGCTAGGTAGCTTAAGCTGTAAATATGCTCTAATTAAATTACATGGTTTAGGATGGTATTACCTTGGTTTAATGTACTTTCTTCTTTTATACCGTACTAcaaattttctttattatattctACTCTGCATGGAAAGCAAGGATAGGCTGTTAAGGTGGTCCCTTTAGAATTATTGATCATACTGTGGATTGGAACTAAGCTTCCATGGCATGCGTATCATACTACCCTCAGCCCTGGTCAAATCTGACCACTACAATGTGAGTTCATACTTTAGAACAAACCCTtaagttaaatataaaacaTATTTCTATTTGTAATTGAAATTTATTAGAAGTTAGTTTTCttgattgaatatatatttgagaTAAAATCTCTTCATTCTGCCAAATTGTGGTCTAGAATTAGATAAACTCTGGTGGTACCAAACATTTTGGTCTAGGAAACAAGAATTATAGGTTTAGTTGGTAACAACTTTGCCTACCCTGCATTTCTTAAAATCCTCTATAagtgtgtttttttcttctttctggTTGTATACTTTGAAAGtgattttggataaaaaaaaagtgcGATAGCGAAAtgattaattttatgtttttaccGAGATTGCTTTCAAATTCACGGTTAATTCAATTGAATATTGCTTTCAATTCCAAATTTTAGTTTGATTACATTTCATAAAAATAGCTATGTATTTGCTACATATTTTCAGAATAAAAGAATTTCAACACaaatcattttctctaaataAAAACCACATTTTAAGTGAGTATTAGAACATGACGATTTTGGTGTTTTGTAAACAAGGAATAGTTTCCTCAAATACAGTGAGACAAGTATATATCTTATATGGTGTTTTCTTTACAATTATATCCTATATGGTGTTATTTCTTATCAAGGTGTACAATTGCATGATTCCCTTCCTTACCCTATTTTTAACCAACAAATTCTTTCCTTTTGGTAGGTCTATATAAAGTGCTAACAAAACCATAAAGATAGaaaacaaaatatcattttcaCTGCTCAAATTTAATGTACATCACCACATACATGTGAATAAGAGATGTAAATATGAATCAAGTCAttgaactcaagtggttaatgagtttcatCAAAGGACAAATTGTTTGGGAGAATCCGAGTGCGAGGGAACAATTTTTTGGCCAAATTTTATTTACCTTGCGGCCGAACTCTTGATTACTAGGATTCCCTTCCCTTAGGAACCATAtagttgtaaacaaaaaaaagacatgtAAGTATGTGTTTCCTGATAATAATCACACacatgaagaaaagaaaaagacaacagTGATTTTTCTTAATCTTGCATCtctcaaaaagaagaaaagcaaATGGTTGCACTCCTATGCATTGTGAGGTCCCAACCAGCAAAGTTACAAAGGTATAGCAATAACATAGAGCCCCAAACAATGTCTCACACTCTCACATGTTCATAATAGATGTGG from Trifolium pratense cultivar HEN17-A07 linkage group LG1, ARS_RC_1.1, whole genome shotgun sequence includes these protein-coding regions:
- the LOC123902571 gene encoding helicase-like transcription factor CHR28; its protein translation is MLDNVDNIHHFIDSTWRLCTVVGGWFSGLISKPCRKVVGSAFDGSILAEERENYYLDSMDQCIYISSSDDELEEIEDPRRLLPKWAGSERNSDSRRANNSNASSSNIFNHSQVTPHNQPGPSNGSTSQHQTVNSRISNTNGANYEKMSSQQAFNRTLPSSFQSSATRSLPPSSFAPNNRSNNLSSSQHNDPYRSRHHGVGPNTSSEKGFFRDNFGRGNDGDRFMNQNGGIRSLPPSLMHGKAVAPPFASSSESAYHAGAGDERASTADERLIYEAALQDLSQPLKEADLPAGIMSVPLMRHQKIALAWMLQRENRSLHCLGGILADDQGLGKTISTIALILMQRQSQSKWKTADTCNHKAEALNLDDDDDNGCIDVEKIKNEEEPSDIKPITEASSSTRAPGRQRPAAGTLVVCPASVLRQWARELDEKVGDEKLSVLIFHGGSRTKDPVELAKYDVVLTTYSLVTNEVPKQQLVDEEDIDEKDGDKFGLSSDFSVGKKRKKTYNGSKKGKKGRKGIDSSSFDCASGALGKVGWFRVILDEAQTIKNHRTQMARACSSLRAKRRWCLSGTPIQNTIDDLYSYFRFLKYEPYAEYKSFYNTIKVPISRNSIQGYKKLQVVLRAIMLRRTKGTLLDGKPIITLPPKTINLSKVDFSYEERAFYKKLEADSRSQFKAYAAAGTVNQNYANILLMLLRLRQACDHPLLVKEYSSDPVGKDSVEMAKKLPKEMLINLFNSLETTSAICCVCNDPPDDSVISMCGHVFCYQCVSEHLTGDDNMCPAVHCKEQLGEDLVFSKATLRSCISDDLGGSSSGNSSLVDYSLVQNSDYSSSKIKAVLEVLQSNCKLKTPLLNSSEGNRDSLPSDDSDIEDFDSDVKVIKHTTRYSECTTGGPLKAIIFSQWTSMLDLVETSMEQAGVKYRRLDGRMTLTARDRAVKDFNTDPEITVMLMSLKAGNLGLNMVAACHVILLDLWWNPTTEDQAIDRAHRIGQTRPVTVTRITIKDTVEDRILALQDEKRKMVASAFGEDHAGGSGARLTVDDLKYLFMV